One Chryseobacterium sp. StRB126 genomic region harbors:
- a CDS encoding IS3 family transposase (programmed frameshift) — protein MDSKKIAFPVQEYSEAFKRQVVSEYERGLFTKSQLQTRYNIRGNSCISSWLIKYGNFTYETKLSKGRPMKDPQQQKIKELEAALLKKEEELKVFRKFIEIAERELKIEIGKKVWFQSIQEIRPYTHLSLEDICRLFGHSKQAYYKRRKQSDSTNNQERIIELVLSIRKKMPKIGTRKLYFLLKDDFEKEKLHIGRDRLFKILRSNYLLIPRRHSYFKTTNSRHWMRKYPNIIKEKELECSEKVWVADITYLKTKERNYYLHLITDAYSKKIVGHELSDNLQTSSTLKALKQAIKNRVYKHPLIHHSDRGLQYCSKEYTEMLKNNDILISMTENSDPYENAVAERVNGILKYEFGLIDTFEDFKNLSQQLDQSIYYYNNLRPHFSLNYNIPSQVHMKNNVKLKTYKKQNQNRKIPTLI, from the exons ATGGATTCAAAAAAAATAGCATTCCCTGTACAGGAATACAGCGAGGCTTTCAAAAGACAGGTTGTCTCCGAATATGAACGGGGATTATTTACGAAATCACAATTACAGACACGATACAATATTCGTGGTAATTCATGTATTTCCAGCTGGTTAATAAAATATGGTAACTTTACTTACGAAACAAAACTAAGTAAAGGTAGACCCATGAAAGATCCACAGCAACAAAAGATTAAAGAACTTGAGGCAGCTTTGTTAAAAAAGGAAGAAGAGCTTAAGGTATTTAGGAAGTTTATAGAAATAGCAGAGCGTGAGCTAAAGATTGAGATTG GTAAAAAAGTCTGGTTCCAATCAATCCAGGAAATAAGGCCGTATACGCATCTTTCACTGGAAGATATCTGCCGATTGTTTGGACACAGTAAACAAGCTTATTACAAAAGAAGAAAACAATCTGATTCTACAAATAATCAAGAAAGGATTATAGAATTGGTGTTATCAATTCGTAAAAAGATGCCTAAAATAGGGACTCGAAAACTTTACTTCTTACTTAAGGATGATTTTGAAAAAGAGAAACTTCATATAGGAAGAGATCGCTTGTTTAAGATTTTAAGATCAAATTATCTTTTAATCCCCAGAAGACACAGCTACTTTAAAACAACGAATTCCAGACATTGGATGAGGAAGTACCCCAATATTATCAAAGAAAAAGAGTTGGAATGTTCAGAGAAAGTCTGGGTTGCAGACATTACCTATCTGAAAACCAAAGAGAGGAATTATTATCTTCATTTGATTACCGATGCCTATTCAAAGAAAATTGTAGGACATGAATTGAGTGATAATTTACAGACAAGCTCTACGTTGAAAGCATTAAAACAGGCTATAAAGAATCGAGTCTACAAACATCCCCTAATTCATCATTCAGACAGAGGCCTGCAGTATTGTAGTAAAGAATACACTGAAATGCTGAAGAATAATGACATTCTCATCAGTATGACAGAGAACTCAGACCCTTATGAAAATGCTGTAGCCGAAAGAGTCAATGGTATTCTGAAATATGAATTTGGATTGATCGATACCTTTGAAGACTTTAAAAATCTCTCACAACAGCTTGATCAATCAATCTATTATTACAATAATTTAAGACCTCATTTTTCTTTGAATTATAATATTCCAAGCCAAGTGCACATGAAAAATAATGTGAAATTAAAAACCTATAAAAAACAAAATCAGAATAGGAAAATTCCTACTCTGATTTAA
- a CDS encoding AraC family transcriptional regulator, giving the protein MEVKIQSYKSSDFISEFTTENYIVMIWKGVGVFSVDGINYSYSGHNILFLSPYQKLKLFSDSVESIDVLLFHGDYYCIEYHKNEVACNGLLFNNIYLNPGIELSKENYEYILELFNHIKKEEIENHQFSQSIIKTYIQLILAICSKRKSGIENNQAINEKLPNKNAVEFQKLLESNFKKEKELLFYSDKLNVTNNTLSKLVKKEFGKTPSQLMNERIILEAKKWLHLTYRSVKEVASELGFDDEFYFSRYFKKSVGCSPKQFREKVGISVVAKMSM; this is encoded by the coding sequence ATGGAAGTGAAAATACAATCTTACAAGTCATCAGATTTTATTTCAGAATTTACTACTGAAAACTATATTGTGATGATATGGAAGGGGGTAGGAGTATTTTCCGTAGATGGAATCAATTATTCTTATAGTGGCCATAATATTCTGTTCCTTTCACCTTATCAGAAACTGAAATTATTTTCCGATTCAGTAGAAAGTATAGACGTTCTTCTTTTTCACGGAGATTATTATTGTATTGAATACCATAAGAATGAAGTTGCTTGCAATGGACTTCTTTTCAATAATATCTATCTGAATCCTGGTATAGAACTTTCAAAAGAGAATTATGAATACATTTTGGAACTTTTTAATCATATAAAAAAAGAAGAAATAGAAAATCATCAGTTTTCACAATCTATCATTAAAACTTACATCCAGCTGATTCTTGCCATCTGCAGCAAGCGGAAAAGCGGGATTGAAAATAACCAGGCCATCAATGAAAAACTGCCCAACAAAAACGCAGTGGAATTTCAAAAATTGTTGGAAAGCAACTTTAAAAAAGAAAAAGAGCTTTTGTTTTATAGTGATAAACTCAATGTTACCAATAATACTTTAAGTAAACTGGTCAAAAAAGAATTTGGTAAAACACCGAGTCAGTTAATGAATGAGAGAATCATTCTTGAAGCTAAAAAATGGCTTCATTTAACGTATCGTTCTGTCAAAGAGGTTGCTTCAGAATTGGGGTTTGATGACGAATTCTATTTCAGCAGGTATTTCAAAAAATCCGTTGGCTGTTCTCCGAAACAATTCCGGGAAAAAGTAGGCATTTCCGTAGTGGCAAAAATGTCCATGTAA
- the dnaN gene encoding DNA polymerase III subunit beta, giving the protein MKFIISSGELQKALQTVSGVISSSQSRPILENYLFELDGNNVTITASDGETTLVTSLEVKSDDSGKFAVPAKIFQDFIKTYGEQPLTFVVKDNAEGTGSQLEILDEKDNFAVALDNADDYPELPEFDASQSVVMPAGVLSEALTNTLFATSNDSLRPVMTGVLFQFGENETNFVSTDSHRLVVYKRADLMNAEPMEFIMPKKPLNIFKNILASSNEDVKIDFNENMAKFTFGKHIWICRLIDGKYPNYTAVIPKENPNVLTINRNLLLGAIKRASIMSNKSTNQVRFKLSGNILHLHAEDTEYANKADMQIPCDYNGEDINIGFSSKFLTEMLTILGSDDITMKMSQPNRPGIIEPLDGLEENENILMLSMPVIGL; this is encoded by the coding sequence ATGAAATTTATTATTTCAAGTGGTGAACTGCAGAAGGCGTTGCAAACTGTAAGTGGCGTAATATCAAGCTCTCAATCGAGACCGATTTTAGAAAACTATCTTTTTGAATTAGACGGAAATAATGTTACCATTACAGCATCTGACGGCGAGACAACTCTTGTAACTTCTCTGGAAGTAAAGTCTGATGACTCAGGTAAATTTGCTGTTCCTGCTAAAATTTTTCAAGATTTTATCAAGACATATGGAGAACAGCCTTTAACATTTGTTGTAAAGGACAATGCAGAAGGAACTGGAAGCCAGCTTGAGATTTTAGATGAAAAAGATAATTTCGCAGTAGCATTAGATAATGCTGATGACTATCCTGAATTACCGGAATTCGATGCTTCTCAAAGTGTCGTAATGCCGGCTGGAGTTTTGTCTGAAGCTTTAACCAATACATTATTTGCCACCAGCAACGATTCACTTCGTCCGGTAATGACAGGAGTATTATTCCAGTTTGGAGAAAACGAAACCAATTTCGTTTCTACAGACTCTCACAGGCTTGTTGTTTACAAAAGAGCAGACCTGATGAATGCTGAGCCAATGGAGTTTATCATGCCTAAAAAACCTTTGAATATCTTCAAAAATATTCTGGCAAGTTCCAATGAAGACGTGAAAATCGACTTCAATGAGAATATGGCTAAATTTACTTTTGGGAAACATATCTGGATCTGTAGACTGATTGACGGTAAATATCCAAACTATACAGCGGTAATCCCTAAAGAAAACCCGAATGTATTAACCATCAACAGAAACCTTTTATTAGGAGCAATCAAGAGAGCATCTATCATGTCTAACAAATCTACCAATCAGGTAAGATTCAAGCTTTCAGGAAATATTCTTCACCTTCATGCAGAAGATACGGAATATGCAAACAAAGCAGATATGCAAATCCCTTGTGATTATAACGGAGAAGATATCAATATCGGATTCAGCTCTAAATTCTTAACAGAGATGTTAACGATCTTAGGTTCTGATGATATCACCATGAAAATGTCTCAGCCAAACAGACCGGGAATTATTGAACCGCTTGATGGTCTTGAAGAAAACGAAAATATCTTAATGTTATCAATGCCGGTAATCGGATTGTAA
- a CDS encoding diacylglycerol kinase family protein, which produces MQKPPLHKSFLNAFRGVFVMIKTERNFQIELLAFFINLFLIFYLKLTSIDAALILIASATVLSAEIFNTAIEKICDIIQPDFDKRIGFIKDIAAGAVVLIAISSVIIGILVYWKYLF; this is translated from the coding sequence ATGCAAAAACCTCCTCTCCATAAAAGTTTCCTGAATGCTTTCCGGGGTGTTTTTGTTATGATAAAAACAGAAAGAAACTTCCAGATTGAACTCCTTGCTTTCTTTATTAACCTCTTCCTTATTTTCTATTTAAAGCTTACCTCTATTGATGCAGCCCTTATTCTTATAGCTTCTGCAACTGTTTTAAGCGCTGAAATTTTCAATACAGCCATCGAAAAGATATGTGACATCATCCAACCTGATTTTGATAAAAGAATTGGCTTTATTAAGGATATTGCAGCTGGTGCAGTTGTACTTATAGCCATTTCCTCTGTGATTATTGGGATTCTTGTATATTGGAAGTATCTTTTTTAG
- a CDS encoding lipocalin family protein, whose translation MKKILAGMLALGTFSSCSLEDNTPTENNNNIYNTNILGVWKIQTEYQVSGNNIEIIINESVPDNCKKKSTYEFKNDGKYYVNDYNSISSGCLQSEATLPYLYSSAQMKLTINNNEAEVLELNLHKLVVLTPAYYDYNGDSINDYVKTVFYK comes from the coding sequence ATGAAAAAGATTTTGGCCGGAATGTTAGCATTAGGAACCTTTTCCTCGTGCAGTCTTGAAGACAATACCCCAACAGAGAATAATAACAATATCTACAATACTAATATTCTTGGAGTATGGAAGATCCAGACCGAATATCAGGTTTCAGGAAATAATATAGAGATTATTATCAACGAAAGTGTTCCTGATAACTGTAAGAAAAAAAGCACTTATGAATTTAAAAATGATGGAAAGTATTATGTAAACGATTACAACAGTATAAGTTCTGGTTGTTTACAATCGGAAGCTACATTACCCTATCTGTATAGTTCTGCCCAAATGAAGCTTACTATTAACAATAACGAAGCCGAAGTTCTTGAACTGAACCTCCACAAGCTAGTTGTTCTCACTCCTGCCTACTATGATTATAATGGTGACAGTATCAATGATTACGTAAAAACTGTTTTTTATAAATAA
- a CDS encoding GyrI-like domain-containing protein, whose protein sequence is MNNVKIEPFKVIGIAVRTTNENEQAAKDIPVLWEKFMKENVHENIPNKIDNTVYSIYTDYEKDHTKPYTTLLGCKVDSLDNIPEGMVGKSFDGGDYVKFTAKGNLAEGLVINEWFKIWNMDLGRTFTADFEMYGEKAQNPSDAEVDILIAVK, encoded by the coding sequence ATGAATAACGTGAAAATTGAACCTTTTAAAGTAATCGGAATCGCAGTAAGAACAACCAATGAAAATGAACAGGCAGCAAAGGATATTCCGGTATTATGGGAGAAGTTTATGAAAGAGAATGTACATGAAAATATCCCAAACAAAATAGACAATACTGTTTATTCTATCTATACAGATTATGAAAAGGATCATACAAAGCCCTATACTACCTTATTGGGATGTAAAGTAGACAGTCTTGATAACATTCCTGAGGGAATGGTCGGGAAGTCTTTTGATGGCGGAGATTATGTAAAGTTTACAGCAAAAGGAAACCTTGCAGAAGGTTTGGTCATCAATGAATGGTTTAAAATCTGGAATATGGATTTAGGAAGAACTTTCACCGCTGATTTTGAAATGTATGGAGAAAAAGCCCAAAATCCTTCTGATGCAGAAGTTGATATCTTGATTGCTGTGAAATAA
- a CDS encoding gamma-glutamylcyclotransferase family protein, translating to MPYLFSYGTLQKEQVQLETFGRILRGEKDFLLGYKLNMLEIKDPEVLRKSGQKYHPVLEFSGNANDEIEGILFEVTDSEILQADEYEVDDYKRIETVFKSGNKGFIYIGASSEV from the coding sequence ATGCCTTATTTATTTTCTTACGGAACCTTACAGAAAGAACAGGTTCAACTCGAAACATTCGGACGTATTTTACGGGGAGAAAAAGACTTTTTATTAGGATACAAACTCAATATGCTTGAAATTAAAGACCCGGAAGTTCTGAGGAAGAGTGGTCAGAAATATCATCCCGTTTTGGAGTTCTCCGGAAATGCGAATGATGAAATAGAAGGAATTTTATTTGAAGTAACAGATTCGGAAATCCTTCAGGCAGACGAATATGAAGTAGATGACTACAAAAGAATAGAAACCGTTTTTAAATCCGGTAATAAAGGATTCATCTATATAGGAGCATCTTCGGAAGTCTAA
- a CDS encoding SGNH/GDSL hydrolase family protein — protein sequence MKKIVYGLFFGDSITYGEYDGVFGGWVDILKRYALQRFHEGNGDELILFNLGIGGETTEGLLKRMPTELSARNSADGNLVFISYGANDLAIKEGVQIVNPEQFKYNIITAIQNAQEFSKDIYLVSILPIAKNIDGVVVSSGKLRSNEDVIVYNDILKSVAADHSLKYIDFHSALLDDKEVLLSADGVHPNEKGYGMMAEIAIPIIEKYL from the coding sequence ATGAAGAAAATAGTGTATGGCCTGTTCTTTGGGGACAGTATAACATATGGAGAATATGACGGCGTTTTTGGAGGCTGGGTAGATATTTTAAAGAGGTATGCCCTGCAAAGATTCCATGAAGGAAATGGTGATGAACTGATTTTATTCAATTTAGGAATCGGTGGTGAAACAACAGAAGGCTTATTGAAACGGATGCCTACTGAATTAAGCGCAAGAAATTCCGCGGATGGAAATCTGGTTTTCATAAGTTACGGAGCCAACGATCTTGCTATCAAAGAGGGAGTACAGATAGTGAATCCTGAACAATTTAAATATAATATCATTACAGCAATTCAGAATGCCCAAGAATTTTCTAAAGATATTTATTTGGTCAGTATTCTTCCTATTGCTAAAAATATAGATGGAGTAGTGGTGAGCTCAGGAAAATTAAGATCAAATGAAGACGTAATTGTTTATAATGATATTCTTAAGAGTGTTGCAGCAGATCACTCTCTGAAGTATATCGATTTTCATTCCGCATTGTTAGACGATAAAGAAGTTCTGCTTTCTGCCGACGGGGTTCATCCTAACGAAAAAGGCTATGGAATGATGGCTGAAATTGCAATTCCAATCATTGAAAAATATTTATAA
- a CDS encoding ribonuclease inhibitor, with protein MLNTSNKNTRKMIVIHGGHFSSLDGFYEEVSNVLMKDTDWKVGTLDGFDDILYGGFGVIENKEEIKICWKESRKSIGDLGLQATQEFYKNKIKQGKPFNIELIQQKLNDLTEGKGQTLFEILVEIIESHKNITLTLD; from the coding sequence GTGTTGAATACTTCAAATAAGAATACAAGAAAAATGATCGTCATCCATGGCGGTCATTTTTCGTCTTTAGATGGTTTCTACGAAGAAGTTTCCAATGTTTTAATGAAAGACACGGATTGGAAAGTAGGAACTTTGGATGGTTTTGATGATATTCTGTACGGCGGCTTCGGAGTTATTGAAAATAAAGAAGAAATTAAAATCTGCTGGAAAGAATCACGAAAATCAATAGGAGACTTAGGACTTCAAGCAACCCAGGAATTCTACAAAAACAAAATCAAACAGGGAAAACCTTTCAACATAGAACTTATCCAACAAAAACTGAATGATTTAACAGAAGGAAAAGGACAAACACTGTTTGAAATTTTGGTGGAAATTATAGAATCACACAAGAATATTACACTGACCTTGGATTGA
- a CDS encoding phosphoribosylformylglycinamidine synthase, producing MSNNKRIFVEKRGIFDVESPKIFDEVKAVVPAIQSVKVYNVYDIFNLNNGEFEKVVNNTFVDPVTDILHTENPAKSIHFGMEFLPGQYDQRADSAQQCIALLTENEKSKVRSGKLIEFVGVSEADLVKIKDLLINKVESQEKDLSVLNIPADETPSKVIIHENFINFNDAELENFYNNHGFALGLDDLKFIQEYFKTEERNPTETELKVLDTYWSDHCRHTTFETELSDIQFEGKFKQTLDTIFNDYIEKRKFLGRELKPISLMDLATVCGKYFHKTGNLDNLVISDEINACTIQIEAEYDGKKEPWYLLFKNETHNHPTEIEPFGGASTCLGGAIRDPLSGRSFVFQAMRLTGAADVLESVDKTLPGKLPQKTITKQAANGYSSYGNQIGLATTMVSEIYDEGYKAKRMEVGFVTGAVPVDWVRREKPANGDSIIILGGATGRDGVGGASGSSKEQDETSIHTMSSEVQKGNAVEERKIQRLFRNPELTRLIKKSNDFGAGGVSVAIGEIADSLEVNLDVLPLKYEGLNGTELAISESQERMAVVVDPKDKEKFIKFCEAENIVAVEVAKVTDSGRMQMFWKGDKIVDLSRAFLDTNGCSKSQEVKINHLEEVKVETKAFNEENFVNTLKDKNVASQKGLLEMFDSSVGGTTVAMPLGGKYQQTLMEGSVQTLPILGAKDIKTVSLASWGFDAEISKQNSLLGASYAVVESVAKIVAMGGDYKNIRLSFQEYFEKLGQSPEKWGKPLASLLGAYDAQINLGLAAIGGKDSMSGTYQDLNVPPTLISFACANGDKQNIISPEFKAAGNKVYFFNHIAQENGLPNYDALKGIYEFIFENIKSGKIVSVKTVKDGGVAVALAKMSFGNRLGAEINADENTLLAKNIGSLIIEAKEELNSASLQLIGEVKDSGVLKINNLETRITHLESAYTGTFENLFPTVEKEMITVEIDEKSNSINPRNIIIKKHGIAQPKVFAPVFPGTNCEYDTLNAFQKEGAVVSSLPLINISHQLLDESIDAWVEEIRTSQILAFSGGFSAGDEPDGSAKFIVNVLKNEKMRNAVHELLDRDGMIIGICNGFQALVKSGLLPYGRIKDLDENSPTLAHNAIRRHISQMVTVKVVNDESPWLKGMKGQTFTIPISHGEGRFMASEEEIKKLYENGQIATQYIDFDGDIAHGMPFNPNNSLFGIEGVTSPCGKIYGRMGHPERFTDGLMRNIPTANYHNIFKNGVEYFK from the coding sequence ATGTCTAATAACAAAAGAATTTTCGTAGAAAAAAGAGGAATTTTCGATGTTGAAAGTCCAAAAATTTTTGATGAAGTAAAAGCAGTTGTTCCGGCAATTCAAAGTGTGAAAGTCTACAATGTGTATGATATCTTCAATTTGAATAACGGGGAATTCGAGAAAGTAGTAAACAATACTTTCGTAGATCCTGTTACTGATATTTTACATACAGAAAACCCTGCAAAAAGCATCCATTTCGGGATGGAGTTCCTGCCCGGTCAGTACGATCAGAGAGCAGACTCTGCACAACAGTGTATCGCTTTATTAACAGAAAATGAAAAGTCAAAAGTAAGAAGTGGAAAGTTAATCGAATTTGTAGGAGTATCAGAAGCTGATTTGGTGAAAATCAAAGACCTTTTGATCAACAAAGTAGAATCTCAGGAAAAAGACCTGTCTGTACTGAATATTCCTGCTGATGAAACACCGTCAAAAGTAATCATCCACGAAAACTTCATCAATTTCAATGATGCTGAACTTGAAAACTTCTATAATAATCACGGCTTTGCATTAGGATTAGATGACCTGAAATTTATTCAGGAGTACTTTAAAACTGAAGAAAGAAACCCTACAGAAACAGAACTGAAAGTATTGGACACTTACTGGAGCGATCACTGTCGTCACACGACTTTTGAAACAGAATTGTCAGACATTCAGTTTGAAGGAAAATTCAAACAGACATTGGATACTATTTTCAATGACTATATCGAAAAAAGAAAATTCTTAGGCCGCGAATTGAAGCCTATTTCCTTAATGGATTTGGCAACAGTTTGTGGTAAATATTTTCATAAAACAGGAAATCTGGACAATCTTGTTATCTCTGACGAGATCAATGCTTGTACCATTCAGATTGAAGCAGAATACGATGGGAAGAAAGAACCTTGGTATTTACTATTCAAAAACGAAACACACAACCACCCAACGGAAATTGAACCTTTCGGAGGTGCTTCTACTTGTTTAGGTGGAGCTATCAGAGATCCTTTATCCGGAAGATCGTTTGTGTTTCAAGCGATGAGATTAACAGGTGCTGCAGACGTTTTAGAATCAGTAGACAAAACATTACCAGGGAAATTACCACAGAAAACCATTACGAAACAGGCAGCAAACGGATATTCATCTTATGGTAACCAGATTGGTCTTGCTACCACTATGGTTTCTGAAATCTATGACGAAGGGTACAAAGCCAAAAGAATGGAAGTAGGTTTCGTTACCGGAGCCGTTCCTGTAGACTGGGTAAGACGTGAAAAACCGGCTAATGGTGATTCCATCATTATTTTAGGAGGAGCAACCGGTCGTGATGGAGTTGGAGGAGCAAGCGGAAGTTCAAAAGAACAGGACGAAACTTCTATCCACACCATGAGTTCTGAAGTTCAGAAAGGAAATGCTGTAGAAGAACGTAAGATCCAGAGACTATTCAGAAATCCTGAACTGACAAGATTAATCAAGAAATCCAATGACTTTGGAGCAGGAGGTGTTTCCGTAGCCATTGGTGAAATTGCAGACTCTTTGGAAGTAAACCTTGATGTATTGCCCTTAAAATACGAAGGATTAAACGGAACAGAACTGGCTATTTCCGAATCTCAGGAAAGAATGGCCGTTGTGGTAGATCCGAAAGACAAAGAAAAGTTCATCAAATTCTGTGAAGCTGAAAACATTGTTGCGGTAGAAGTAGCAAAAGTAACAGATTCAGGAAGAATGCAGATGTTCTGGAAAGGAGACAAAATTGTTGACCTTTCAAGAGCATTCCTTGATACGAACGGATGTTCAAAATCTCAGGAGGTAAAAATTAACCATCTTGAAGAAGTAAAAGTAGAAACTAAAGCATTCAACGAAGAAAACTTCGTGAATACCCTAAAAGATAAAAACGTAGCTTCCCAAAAAGGACTATTGGAAATGTTCGATTCTTCCGTAGGAGGAACAACTGTTGCTATGCCTTTAGGTGGAAAATACCAGCAAACCCTAATGGAAGGAAGTGTGCAGACACTACCAATCTTAGGAGCAAAAGATATCAAAACCGTTTCCTTGGCAAGCTGGGGATTTGATGCTGAAATCTCAAAACAAAACTCATTATTGGGAGCATCTTATGCCGTAGTAGAAAGTGTGGCGAAGATTGTTGCGATGGGAGGTGATTATAAAAACATTAGATTAAGCTTCCAGGAATATTTCGAAAAGCTAGGTCAGTCTCCTGAAAAATGGGGGAAACCATTAGCTTCACTTCTAGGAGCTTATGATGCACAGATCAACCTTGGATTGGCTGCTATCGGTGGTAAAGACTCAATGAGTGGAACATACCAGGATCTGAATGTTCCGCCAACCTTGATTTCTTTTGCATGTGCCAACGGAGACAAACAAAATATCATTTCTCCGGAGTTTAAAGCGGCAGGAAATAAAGTATATTTCTTCAATCATATCGCTCAGGAAAACGGGCTTCCGAACTATGATGCTTTGAAAGGAATTTATGAATTCATCTTTGAAAACATCAAATCAGGAAAAATCGTTTCTGTAAAAACAGTAAAAGACGGTGGGGTAGCAGTAGCATTAGCAAAAATGAGTTTTGGAAACAGATTGGGTGCTGAAATTAACGCTGATGAAAATACTTTATTAGCTAAAAATATTGGTAGCTTAATCATCGAAGCTAAAGAAGAACTCAACAGCGCATCTCTTCAACTTATCGGCGAAGTAAAAGATTCAGGTGTTTTAAAGATCAACAATCTCGAAACCCGCATTACGCATCTCGAATCTGCTTATACTGGAACATTCGAAAACCTTTTTCCTACAGTAGAAAAAGAAATGATTACGGTTGAAATTGACGAAAAATCAAACTCAATCAATCCAAGAAATATCATCATCAAAAAACATGGAATTGCACAGCCTAAAGTATTTGCTCCGGTGTTCCCAGGAACCAACTGTGAGTACGATACCTTAAATGCGTTCCAGAAAGAAGGGGCTGTAGTAAGCAGCTTACCTTTAATCAATATCAGCCACCAATTGCTGGATGAAAGTATTGATGCATGGGTAGAAGAGATCAGAACTTCTCAGATCTTAGCTTTCTCAGGAGGATTCTCAGCTGGTGACGAGCCGGATGGTTCTGCAAAATTCATTGTCAACGTTTTAAAGAACGAAAAAATGAGAAATGCAGTTCACGAATTATTAGACAGAGACGGTATGATTATCGGAATCTGTAACGGATTCCAGGCTTTGGTAAAATCAGGATTGTTACCTTACGGAAGAATCAAGGATCTGGATGAAAACTCTCCTACATTAGCTCACAATGCCATCAGAAGACACATCTCCCAGATGGTTACTGTAAAAGTAGTGAACGATGAAAGTCCATGGTTAAAAGGAATGAAAGGTCAAACCTTCACCATTCCGATTTCTCACGGAGAAGGACGTTTCATGGCTTCTGAAGAAGAAATCAAGAAGCTATATGAAAACGGTCAGATCGCAACGCAGTACATCGATTTCGATGGAGATATTGCCCACGGAATGCCTTTCAACCCGAACAACTCATTATTCGGAATTGAAGGTGTTACCAGCCCATGTGGAAAGATCTACGGAAGAATGGGACACCCGGAAAGATTTACGGATGGTCTCATGAGAAACATACCCACCGCGAATTATCACAATATATTCAAAAACGGTGTTGAATACTTCAAATAA